One region of Scophthalmus maximus strain ysfricsl-2021 chromosome 15, ASM2237912v1, whole genome shotgun sequence genomic DNA includes:
- the LOC118286383 gene encoding putative golgin subfamily A member 6-like protein 3 has product MKQEDQRQEEDNQRQIDELQRMKQEDQRQEEDNQRQIDELQRMKQEDQRQEEDNQRQIDELQRLKQEDQRREEDNQRQIDALQRLKQEDQRQEEDNQRQIDELRRLKQEDQRQEEIESQKRAVHRLKQEHMRRKEDNQRLKEVIHRLKQEQETEGGQPETERGDSHTETGPQEMEGGPETEEGDSEIVQDESESAVGPGCAGNAARVPSKHARETTVNPPNASHHPQHQQLLTSVHHQLPL; this is encoded by the coding sequence ATGAAACAGGAAGAccagagacaggaggaggacaaccagagacagatagatgagCTTCAGAGAATGAAACAGGAAGatcagagacaggaggaggacaaccagagacagatagatgagCTTCAGAGAATGAAACAGGAAGatcagagacaggaggaggacaaccagagacagatagatgagCTTCAGAGATTGAAACAGGAAGAtcagagacgggaggaggacaACCAGAGACAGATAGATGCGCTTCAGAGATTGAAACAGGAAGatcagagacaggaggaggacaaccagagacagatagatgagCTTCGGAGATTGAAACAGGAAGatcagagacaggaggagattGAGAGCCAGAAAAGGGCAGTTCATAGACTGAAACAGGAACACATGAGAAGGAAGGAGGACAACCAGAGACTGAAAGAGGTGATTCATAGACTGAAACAGGAACAAGAGACGGAAGGAGGACAACCAGAGACTGAAAGAGGTGATTCACATACTGAAACAGGACCAcaagagatggaaggaggacCAGAGACGGAAGAAGGAGATTCAGAGATAGTACAAGATGAATCAGAGTCTGCGGTCGGCCCTGGATGCGCTGGCAACGCTGCAAGAGTTCCCTCTAAGCACGCCCGAGAGACCACAGTTAACCCCCCCAACGCATCTCATCACCCTCAGCACCAGCAGCTTTTGACTTCTGTTCACCATCAGCTCCCCCTctaa